One part of the Streptomyces lydicus genome encodes these proteins:
- a CDS encoding ABC transporter ATP-binding protein — protein sequence MTTTETTATNPARAAGGSPVVSFRQVNKSYGAVRAVADLNLELHPGETVALLGPNGAGKSSTLDLLLGLRSADSGTVTLFGTTPQRAIEQGKVGAMLQSGGLMEGVKVKELVGLARDLHPRAHPLDDIMATAGITEIADRMVDKLSGGQEQRVRFALATAGANDLIVLDEPTTGMDVSARQTFWGAMRAQARQGRTVLFATHYLEEADEIADRVIVLHRGRVLADGTAAEIKARAGARRVTFDLDEPVDHDALRGLPALTSLAVSDSGSGGGTGRRTVRIQSQDADATVHALYGLGLYPHHLEVSGLGLEQAFIALTTASDQAPATAEEAAR from the coding sequence ATGACGACCACAGAGACCACCGCGACGAACCCCGCCCGTGCGGCGGGCGGGTCACCCGTGGTCAGCTTCCGCCAGGTCAACAAGAGTTACGGCGCGGTGCGCGCGGTGGCCGACCTGAATCTGGAGCTGCACCCGGGCGAGACCGTCGCCCTCCTCGGCCCGAACGGCGCCGGCAAGTCCTCCACCCTCGACCTGCTCCTCGGCCTGCGCAGCGCCGACTCCGGCACCGTGACCCTCTTCGGCACGACCCCGCAGCGCGCCATCGAGCAGGGCAAGGTCGGCGCGATGCTGCAGAGCGGCGGCCTCATGGAGGGCGTCAAGGTCAAGGAACTCGTCGGGCTCGCCCGCGACCTGCACCCGCGCGCCCATCCGCTCGACGACATCATGGCCACCGCCGGCATCACCGAGATCGCCGACCGCATGGTCGACAAGCTCTCCGGCGGGCAGGAGCAGCGGGTGCGCTTCGCCCTCGCCACGGCCGGCGCCAACGACCTGATCGTGCTCGACGAGCCCACGACCGGCATGGACGTGTCCGCCCGGCAGACCTTCTGGGGCGCGATGCGCGCGCAGGCCCGGCAGGGCCGTACGGTCCTCTTCGCCACGCACTACCTCGAAGAGGCCGACGAGATCGCCGACCGGGTCATCGTGCTGCACCGCGGCCGGGTGCTGGCCGACGGGACCGCCGCCGAGATCAAGGCCAGGGCCGGCGCCCGCCGGGTCACCTTCGACCTCGACGAGCCGGTCGACCACGACGCGCTGCGGGGCCTGCCGGCCCTCACCTCCCTGGCGGTGTCCGACAGCGGATCGGGCGGGGGAACGGGCCGCCGGACGGTCCGCATCCAGTCCCAGGACGCCGACGCCACCGTGCACGCCCTGTACGGCCTCGGCCTCTACCCGCACCACCTCGAAGTCTCCGGCCTCGGCCTGGAGCAGGCGTTCATCGCCCTCACCACCGCGTCCGACCAGGCCCCCGCCACCGCCGAGGAGGCGGCCCGATGA